DNA from Herpetosiphonaceae bacterium:
CGCCATCACCAGCCCCACAAATACGATACCCGCCCACATGCGCGGCGTGATCACGCCGCTGCCCTGCGGTCGCGGCGGCCTGGTCATGACATCGGGATCGGCGGGATCGAGGCCCAGCGCCAGCGCGGGCGGGCCGTCGGTGACAAGGTTGATCCATAGGATCTGCGTCGCCAGCAGCGGCAGCACCACCACCTCGCCTGCACCGGACAGACCGAGCACGCCGCTGAGCACAACGCCAAAAAACATCGTGAAGACCTCGCCGATATTGGACGAGAGCAGATAGCGCAGGAACTTCTGGATGTTGGCAAAGATGGCACGGCCCTCCTCGACCGCCGCCACAATCGAGGCAAAGTTGTCGTCGGCCAGCACCATATCGGCGGCCTCCTTCGACACGTCGGTGCCGGTGATGCCCATCGCCACGCCGATATCCGCCCTTTTGAGCGCGGGCGCATCGTTAACGCCGTCGCCGGTCATGGCAACCACATGCTGGTTGCGCTGAAGCGCATCGACGATCCGCAGCTTATGTTCGGGATTGACCCGCGCAAAGACCGATGTATCGCGCACGGCCTGTTCCAGCGCGGCATCGTCAAGCTTTTCAAGCTGCGTGCCGGTCATCACCCGATCGTTGGCGGCAATGCCCAGCTCGCGCGCAATCGCCAGCCCGGTCTTCGGATGATCGCCGGTGATCATGATCGGGCGGATTCCAGCGCGCCCGGCCCGCTCGACCGCATCGCGCACTTCGGGACGCGGCGGATCGATCATCCCGACCAGACCTAGAAAGACCAGCTCATGCTCGACGCCATCGTCCACATCGCTGCTGAGCGCATCGCGTGGCAGCGACCGGAAGGCAATACCCAGCGTGCGCAGCGCCTCACCGGCTAGCTGCTCGTTGATCGTCTGGATCTCCGCCTGACGCTCCGGCGTGAGCGGACGTGTCTCGTCGCCGAGCAATTCGTGGGAGCAGCGCGGCAGCAGCACATCGGGAGCGCCCTTGGTAAACACGATCAGCCGCTCCTGCCGGTCGGCATCCTGATGGACCGTGGACATCAGCTTGCGCTCGGAGGAGAAAGGCACCTCGCCCACGCGCTCGAAGCGCGAGTCGAGCGCCCGCGCCTCCAGCCCAACCTTGCGCGCCGCGACGATCAGCGCGCCTTCAGTGGGATCGCCCTGGATGATCCAGCGCCCGTCGCGCTCCTGCAACGCGGCGTTGTTGGCGCGATCGGCTGCCCGCAGCGTGCGACGAACCTCGGCCTGAAGCGCGGCATCCTCCACCGGATGCCCATCCTGCCGGATCTCGCCCTGCGGCGCGTAGCCGGTGCCGCTAAGATCGACGCGACCGCTCGCCGTCACCACCGTGCGCACCGTCATCTCGTTGGCCGTCAGCGTGCCGGTCTTGTCGGAGGCGATCACCGTGGCCGAGCCCAGCGTTTCTACGGCTGGCAGCTTGCGCACGATCGCATTGCGCCGGGCCATGCGCTGCACCCCGATCGCCAGAACCGCCGTGACGATCGCAGGCAGCCCTTCGGGCACCGCCGCCACCGCCAGCGCCACGCCCAGGATCAGCACATCGACGATCGCCCCGAAGTCGCGGATGCCCTGCACCAGAATGATCGCCACGACGACGATCGCCGCGATGATCAGCACGACGATGCCGAGCAGCTTCCCGGTGCGATCAAGCTCCTTCTGGAGCGGCGTCGTCTGCGTCTCGGTCTGCTGGAGCAGACCAGCGATCTTGCCCATCTCGGTCTGCATGCCGGTCGCAACCACGATCGCGCTGCCGCGCCCATACGTTGCCGCCGTGCCGCTGAAGATCATATTATGCCGATCGCCCAGGCCGACCTCTGACTCGATCGGCGCGATATCTTTCGAGACAGGCAGACTCTCGCCCGTCAGCGAAGCCTCGGCGGCTTGCAGCGCGGTCGACTGAACCAGACGCGCGTCGGCGGGGATCGTGTCGCCCTCCTCGATCAGGATCAGATCGCCGGGCACCAGCTCGGTCGCCGGCATACGCTGGCGCTGACCGTCGCGCACCACCACGGCCTGCGCCGCCGACATCGCCCGCAGCGCCGCCACGGCCTGCTCGGCGCGCATCTCCTGCACATAGCCCAGCACGCCGTTCAGCAGCACGATCGAAAAAATAACCAGCCCCTCGTAGGGCAGCGCCGAGTCGCGCTCGTAGATCCACAGGCCAACCGAGATCGCCGTCGCGATCAGCAGCAGAATCACCAGCACGTCCTGAAACTGCGCCAGGAAGCGCCGCCAGGCGGGAACCGGCTCCTCGGCCTTCAGCTCATTGGAGCCGTAGCGCTCCAGCCGCTCGCGGGCTGCCTGCGCGCTCAGGCCACGCCGCGGATCGGTTTCCAGCATCCTCGCAACCTGATCGATCGTCGCCTGATACGCCGCTACCTGCTCGATCTCTTGCTCGTGTATGGTTGCCATCTGCACTCCGTTGCGCCGCTCGCTACTCGATGATCGAAGATGTTTGCCCGGCGACGCTATGGCCGCCCATCTCAAGCATAGCACGATCGGGGCACACGCGAGCGCCGAAGCCTCACCTCGGACTGGCTTCCGCAGACGAGATTACTACATAGTATCCCAAAATCGGCGGTACTACCCTCGGGGTCCTAAAGAGCTAGGACCATTTGGGCTATGCGTGCCATACTGTCACATTTGGAGAATGGTTCAATACATGGTATATCGTTGGACACACGTACCACGCTCGCCCCGTGTGTGACGCTCGTCTTGCCATGCATTGTAACAAAGGAACCTCTGTGAACTCTGCCGTCTCGTCAATTGCTCTGACTGACGATGTTCTTGCTATCTTCAATCAGTTGATTGCCTGCCCCGACCCAGAAGCCGCGCTGCCCCTGCTCGAAGCGCTGGATAGCGCCTACCAGCATCGGCTGCGCTTATGCTTGCCGCCGATTCATCATCGACAGCCCTTTCGCATCACCGATGTGGCGCAGCTTCAGGCGTGGCTCAGGCGCGGCGAGATGACACAGCCGACAGAATTTCCGTCCAATAGCAGCCCCGTGCGGATCGGCAGCCAGATGATCGGCGTGCTCAGCCTGGAAGATGCCGCAGCAGGATCTGAAATCGAGCTACACGTCCTGGGCTCGCGGCTTGGCACGATCCTCAACACCTGGCACCTGCGCAGCTTAGAGCGTCGTGCCCGCTCGGAAAAAGCCACCCTCGTGCGGCTATGCCAGGTTGCTAACGCTCAGCAAGAGCTCCAGGCCGTGCTCGCGGGAGCCTACGATGCGCTCAAGACCTCGCTGCCCTTCAGCACGTTTGTGGCAACGGTCTACGACTCCGCGCAGCAGATGAACGTGCTATCGTACATCGTCGATGCAGGCCAGGTCTACGTCGATAATCTCGTCGGGCCTGTCTCCAACGGCCTGCAAGGCTATATCATCCGCCAGCGCCAATCGCTGCGCTTTGCCGACGTGCGCGAGGAAATCCAGCACTATCCCGATATCGAGCTTGTGAGCTTCGGCAGCGACGTTCCGATCCACTCGTGGCTCGGCGTACCCATGCAGATCAGCGATGGACGGGTCGTGGGCTTTATGAGCCTCCAACACCACGAAGCCAATATCTACAGCGAGCACGATCAGCATTTTCTGGAGCATGTCGCCACTGCCGTCGCCATTGCGATCGAGAAGGCTATGCTGCTCCAGCAGCGCGACCGTGAGATTACGGTGCTGACGGCGCAGACGGAGCTATCCGAGGCGCTGGGCCGCGCGCATGATGTCGGCACGGCGCTCGAAAGCGCGATGGTAGCCCTGGAGCAATCGTTTCCTGAGCATGTCTATATTCTGTTCGTGTTCGATCCAGAGTACCACGTGATCGCGTCGCTGATGAAAGAAACCGGCAGCCTGTATCAGAACGAAGTGATCGGCACGCAGATCCCGCCGCACAGCCTGAGCCGATATATTTTGCAGCAATCGGGGCCGGTGCTCTTCAACAACGAGCATGAGATGCGCGCCGCAGGGATCTCGTGGAATCGGATCGGCGATCTGGATCAGCCGCAGACCCAGGCGGTGATCGGCGCGCCGATTCACGCGGCGGACGGCTCGTTCATGAGCCTGCTGATGGTG
Protein-coding regions in this window:
- a CDS encoding GAF domain-containing protein, whose amino-acid sequence is MNSAVSSIALTDDVLAIFNQLIACPDPEAALPLLEALDSAYQHRLRLCLPPIHHRQPFRITDVAQLQAWLRRGEMTQPTEFPSNSSPVRIGSQMIGVLSLEDAAAGSEIELHVLGSRLGTILNTWHLRSLERRARSEKATLVRLCQVANAQQELQAVLAGAYDALKTSLPFSTFVATVYDSAQQMNVLSYIVDAGQVYVDNLVGPVSNGLQGYIIRQRQSLRFADVREEIQHYPDIELVSFGSDVPIHSWLGVPMQISDGRVVGFMSLQHHEANIYSEHDQHFLEHVATAVAIAIEKAMLLQQRDREITVLTAQTELSEALGRAHDVGTALESAMVALEQSFPEHVYILFVFDPEYHVIASLMKETGSLYQNEVIGTQIPPHSLSRYILQQSGPVLFNNEHEMRAAGISWNRIGDLDQPQTQAVIGAPIHAADGSFMSLLMVQSYSPNVFDQRQAALLGSIAQQVALVMQNARLIERDQRRLRELEQANRDLELAQHRVVE
- a CDS encoding cation-translocating P-type ATPase, whose product is MATIHEQEIEQVAAYQATIDQVARMLETDPRRGLSAQAARERLERYGSNELKAEEPVPAWRRFLAQFQDVLVILLLIATAISVGLWIYERDSALPYEGLVIFSIVLLNGVLGYVQEMRAEQAVAALRAMSAAQAVVVRDGQRQRMPATELVPGDLILIEEGDTIPADARLVQSTALQAAEASLTGESLPVSKDIAPIESEVGLGDRHNMIFSGTAATYGRGSAIVVATGMQTEMGKIAGLLQQTETQTTPLQKELDRTGKLLGIVVLIIAAIVVVAIILVQGIRDFGAIVDVLILGVALAVAAVPEGLPAIVTAVLAIGVQRMARRNAIVRKLPAVETLGSATVIASDKTGTLTANEMTVRTVVTASGRVDLSGTGYAPQGEIRQDGHPVEDAALQAEVRRTLRAADRANNAALQERDGRWIIQGDPTEGALIVAARKVGLEARALDSRFERVGEVPFSSERKLMSTVHQDADRQERLIVFTKGAPDVLLPRCSHELLGDETRPLTPERQAEIQTINEQLAGEALRTLGIAFRSLPRDALSSDVDDGVEHELVFLGLVGMIDPPRPEVRDAVERAGRAGIRPIMITGDHPKTGLAIARELGIAANDRVMTGTQLEKLDDAALEQAVRDTSVFARVNPEHKLRIVDALQRNQHVVAMTGDGVNDAPALKRADIGVAMGITGTDVSKEAADMVLADDNFASIVAAVEEGRAIFANIQKFLRYLLSSNIGEVFTMFFGVVLSGVLGLSGAGEVVVLPLLATQILWINLVTDGPPALALGLDPADPDVMTRPPRPQGSGVITPRMWAGIVFVGLVMAVGTLLVLDGALPGGLLDGDGDLPYARTLAFTTLMLFQLFNVFNARSDERSAFQMLLRHTHNWWLWGAIALSLALHLLVIYVPFLQRAFSTVGLSLGDWLLCTAVASSVLWLRELSKLIIPGSAQGSGAG